Proteins encoded within one genomic window of Luteolibacter arcticus:
- a CDS encoding RNA polymerase sigma factor yields MNPPPCPDDSLLARQAREGSSAAFGTLVHRYHARVFGFLLTLTRHRQDAEDITQDTFVRAWTKIHRYDPSQPLLPWLFTLARRQSIAALRKKPRPLPPDLPFPAESEPESPALQLWAIAKRQLAPEAYSALWLHYREELPLKEVAGILGKREGAVKVLLHRARKSLAETLRAKTPPPLPQLQRTP; encoded by the coding sequence GTGAACCCGCCTCCCTGCCCCGATGACTCCCTGCTCGCGCGCCAGGCGCGGGAGGGATCTTCGGCCGCGTTCGGGACACTGGTACACCGCTATCACGCACGCGTCTTCGGGTTTCTCCTCACCCTGACCCGGCACCGCCAGGATGCAGAGGACATCACGCAGGACACCTTTGTTAGAGCGTGGACCAAGATCCACCGCTACGATCCGTCGCAGCCCTTGCTCCCGTGGCTGTTCACGCTGGCACGCCGCCAATCGATTGCCGCCTTGCGAAAGAAGCCCCGCCCGCTTCCGCCCGACCTGCCGTTTCCCGCAGAGTCCGAGCCGGAAAGTCCCGCACTACAGCTCTGGGCGATCGCCAAGCGCCAGCTTGCCCCCGAGGCCTACAGCGCGCTGTGGCTTCACTACCGTGAGGAACTCCCGCTCAAGGAAGTCGCCGGCATCCTCGGCAAACGCGAAGGCGCGGTGAAAGTCCTCCTCCACCGGGCTCGCAAGTCCCTCGCCGAAACCCTCCGCGCCAAGACACCCCCACCCCTTCCGCAACTTCAACGCACCCCATGA